From a single Chitinophaga sp. Cy-1792 genomic region:
- a CDS encoding parallel beta-helix domain-containing protein — MHKRNHIFLLAFMLVMNACMQTPENKDGYVHHLNFKPGEEAKIIEAMLSMKDSSLLQLDSGIYKFDNLSLAQLKHIRVQGAGHDKTILDFSAQTQGGEGMRVTDVNGFVIDGMTLRDSKGDLIKLNKCTDVVITNLHAIWQVSDSTSGGYAIYPVMCKRVLVENCYAQGASDAGIYVGQTDSAIVRKCKAFKNVAGCEIENTSHAQVYDNEFWGNTAGFLIFDLPDLSKRGGFVEAYNNYFHDNNERNFAKAGSFGSTWGVGNAAPGSGVVILAASDINLHHNRIINNNAAVISVVSGFFIDEKAGEKMNDHYFPIPKNIHIHDNEMQVADTFPPAMYGHHVGRILVGISQQLNAQDASRKGARLPYIIWDGITTNMLTGKTGINPDSICIQQKEQNLFVNADAAHIGKPGWKPNTDVAPFICK; from the coding sequence ATGCATAAACGTAATCACATTTTTTTACTCGCATTTATGTTGGTCATGAATGCCTGTATGCAAACGCCGGAAAATAAAGACGGCTATGTGCACCATTTGAATTTTAAGCCTGGTGAAGAAGCGAAAATAATTGAAGCCATGCTGTCGATGAAAGACAGCAGCCTGTTACAGCTGGATTCGGGCATTTATAAATTTGATAATCTTAGTCTGGCCCAGTTGAAGCATATACGTGTGCAGGGTGCGGGGCATGATAAAACCATTCTGGATTTTTCCGCGCAGACGCAGGGTGGAGAAGGGATGCGTGTAACAGATGTAAATGGATTTGTTATTGATGGCATGACCTTGCGTGATTCGAAAGGAGACCTGATAAAACTGAATAAGTGTACAGATGTGGTCATTACGAACCTGCATGCTATCTGGCAGGTATCTGACAGTACCAGTGGCGGGTATGCGATCTATCCGGTGATGTGCAAACGTGTGCTGGTAGAAAACTGTTATGCGCAGGGCGCTTCAGATGCCGGTATTTATGTAGGGCAGACGGATAGTGCAATCGTTCGTAAATGCAAAGCCTTTAAAAATGTGGCTGGCTGCGAGATTGAGAATACCTCACATGCACAGGTATACGATAATGAGTTCTGGGGAAATACCGCAGGATTTTTAATTTTCGATTTACCTGATTTGAGTAAGAGAGGAGGTTTTGTAGAGGCTTACAATAATTATTTCCACGATAATAACGAGCGCAATTTCGCCAAGGCCGGGAGTTTTGGCTCTACATGGGGAGTTGGTAATGCTGCACCCGGCAGTGGAGTGGTGATATTGGCGGCATCAGATATTAACCTGCACCATAACAGGATTATCAATAATAATGCGGCAGTAATTTCTGTTGTTTCCGGATTTTTTATAGATGAAAAAGCGGGCGAAAAAATGAACGATCACTATTTCCCTATACCTAAAAACATACATATCCATGATAATGAAATGCAGGTAGCCGATACGTTCCCGCCTGCGATGTACGGTCATCATGTGGGCAGGATCCTGGTGGGTATCAGCCAGCAGCTGAATGCGCAGGATGCGTCCAGGAAGGGAGCGAGGCTGCCTTATATCATCTGGGATGGTATTACTACCAATATGCTGACAGGCAAAACCGGTATCAACCCGGATTCTATCTGTATCCAGCAAAAGGAGCAGAATTTATTTGTAAACGCTGATGCAGCACATATTGGAAAACCAGGATGGAAGCCGAATACAGACGTGGCGCCATTTATTTGTAAATAG
- a CDS encoding SO2930 family diheme c-type cytochrome, protein MRKLVVAGVCLVLLYCCGQTAKQPVNKAFEWQSHLSGYHFFEGALKQLQPRNGVTGYDLATPLFTDYTHKSRFIALPKDSVIRYNGAGLPEFPDSTFIIKNFAFLQPDHQLKLIETRILFKDPADHSWRVMNYLWNEAQTDAEQWISGKRVPVTFLDDNGNEHTTTYQVPNTNDCKRCHINNSILTPIGPKVRNLNFTRKGADMNQLAQFASAGILKGLPSADSIARLPVWTDSVSFSVSERARAYLDVNCAHCHIRGGDAYNTGLFLDYEHTAATPGVMKEPVSAGGGAGGLNYDVIPGDAKHSILVYRMNSTEPGTAMPELARTVIHKEGVALITQWVNGLKK, encoded by the coding sequence ATGAGAAAATTGGTAGTGGCAGGTGTTTGTCTGGTTTTGCTTTATTGCTGCGGACAAACCGCTAAGCAGCCTGTCAATAAAGCGTTTGAGTGGCAAAGTCATTTGTCCGGCTATCATTTCTTTGAAGGCGCATTAAAGCAGCTACAACCACGTAATGGAGTAACCGGGTACGACCTGGCTACTCCATTATTTACGGACTACACGCATAAATCGCGCTTCATTGCCTTGCCTAAAGACAGTGTTATACGCTATAACGGCGCGGGTTTGCCGGAGTTTCCCGATTCTACCTTTATCATTAAAAACTTTGCATTTCTGCAACCCGATCATCAGCTGAAGCTGATAGAAACGAGGATTTTATTTAAGGATCCTGCGGATCATTCGTGGCGGGTGATGAACTATTTGTGGAATGAAGCGCAAACGGATGCGGAACAGTGGATTTCCGGAAAGCGGGTGCCAGTCACCTTCCTGGATGATAACGGCAACGAGCATACGACAACCTATCAGGTGCCTAATACCAATGATTGCAAACGTTGTCATATCAACAACAGCATTTTAACACCTATTGGCCCTAAAGTACGCAACCTGAATTTTACGCGTAAGGGAGCAGATATGAATCAGCTGGCGCAGTTTGCATCAGCGGGTATTTTAAAGGGTTTGCCTTCGGCAGATAGTATAGCCCGTTTGCCGGTATGGACAGATAGTGTATCCTTCAGCGTTAGTGAGCGGGCGCGTGCCTACCTGGATGTGAATTGCGCGCATTGCCATATCCGTGGCGGCGATGCCTACAATACCGGATTGTTCCTGGATTATGAGCATACCGCAGCAACACCTGGTGTGATGAAAGAGCCGGTATCTGCCGGCGGTGGCGCAGGTGGACTGAACTATGATGTTATTCCCGGAGATGCAAAACATAGCATACTGGTATATCGTATGAATAGTACAGAGCCTGGAACAGCTATGCCCGAACTGGCCAGGACCGTGATTCATAAGGAAGGCGTGGCGTTGATCACGCAATGGGTGAATGGTTTGAAGAAATAG
- a CDS encoding DEAD/DEAH box helicase, giving the protein MQKEIPAILANLKIDALNEMQQASLEANRTHNDVILLSATGSGKTLAFLLPVLERLEPGKKSTQALIVVPSRELALQIEKVFRQMGTGYKITACYGGHLRETEENNLIEAPAVIVGTPGRLGDHIRRENITVNTIETLVLDEFDKTLELGFQEEVSFIVSSLPNINRHQLTSATEAVEIPEFIALKDPAKLNFLPEEGGTPERLAIKQVLSPENDKLETLFRLICHLGNRSTIVFCNHREAVERTSAYLSEKGILNTFYHGAMEQQERDSALCKFRNGTTNVLVTTDLAARGLDIPHIRYIVHYHLPHTEDSFTHRNGRTARMDASGTAILILSPEEKLMPYITDEVETIELPEKAVLPEKPKWVTLFIAAGKKDKVNKIDIVGFLGNKAKLKKEDIGLIEVKDFFSFVAVVRSKAGQILEMIKNEKIKNKKVKIDIAR; this is encoded by the coding sequence ATGCAAAAGGAAATTCCGGCAATTCTTGCCAATCTGAAGATAGACGCGCTGAATGAAATGCAGCAGGCCTCCCTGGAGGCAAACAGGACACATAACGATGTTATTCTCCTGTCGGCCACCGGTAGTGGCAAAACACTGGCTTTTCTGCTTCCTGTACTGGAGCGGCTGGAGCCGGGAAAAAAGAGCACCCAGGCTTTGATTGTGGTGCCTAGCCGTGAGCTGGCATTACAGATAGAAAAGGTATTCCGCCAGATGGGTACCGGCTATAAAATCACCGCCTGTTATGGTGGGCATCTGCGTGAAACAGAAGAAAATAACCTGATAGAAGCACCTGCTGTGATAGTAGGTACGCCAGGCCGCCTTGGCGACCATATCCGCAGGGAAAATATCACGGTAAACACCATAGAAACCCTGGTATTGGACGAATTCGATAAAACGCTGGAGCTGGGCTTCCAGGAAGAAGTATCTTTTATCGTTTCATCCCTGCCTAATATAAACCGCCACCAGCTTACTTCTGCAACCGAAGCAGTAGAGATTCCGGAGTTTATCGCACTGAAAGACCCGGCTAAGCTGAATTTCCTGCCTGAAGAAGGTGGAACGCCTGAAAGACTGGCGATCAAACAGGTATTATCTCCCGAAAATGATAAACTGGAAACCCTGTTCAGGCTGATATGCCACCTGGGTAACCGCTCCACCATCGTTTTCTGTAACCACAGAGAAGCCGTAGAACGTACCAGTGCCTATCTCTCAGAAAAAGGTATCCTGAATACATTCTATCATGGTGCCATGGAGCAACAGGAGCGCGATAGCGCCCTCTGCAAGTTCAGGAACGGTACCACCAACGTACTGGTGACCACCGACCTGGCAGCAAGAGGCCTCGATATTCCGCATATCAGGTACATCGTCCATTATCACCTGCCTCATACGGAAGACAGCTTTACGCATCGTAACGGCCGTACAGCCCGTATGGATGCCAGCGGTACCGCCATCCTGATATTATCTCCGGAAGAAAAGCTGATGCCTTATATCACCGATGAAGTTGAAACCATCGAACTGCCTGAAAAAGCAGTACTGCCTGAAAAACCAAAATGGGTAACGCTCTTCATCGCCGCAGGTAAAAAAGATAAAGTAAATAAAATCGATATCGTAGGTTTCCTGGGTAACAAAGCCAAGCTGAAGAAAGAAGATATCGGCCTGATCGAAGTAAAAGACTTCTTCTCCTTTGTAGCCGTAGTGCGGTCTAAAGCAGGCCAGATACTGGAGATGATCAAAAATGAAAAGATCAAGAATAAGAAAGTAAAGATTGATATTGCCCGGTAA
- the pepE gene encoding dipeptidase PepE, protein MKQIVLASTSTLFGEEYLAYLRPVLEKLFAGVKEIVFIPYARPGGISHDDYTSKAAGAFKELGIAVRGLHTFDNPAAALDQAQGIFTGGGNTFVLVKALHDNGLMQHLKQVAEKGTPYLGCSAGTNIGGQTMQTTNDMPIVYPSSFQTTGLVPFNINPHYLDPIEGSHHMGETRETRIREFHSQNTTPVVGLREGSWLQVNGEEITLGGKLTARIFEQGKAAYEVESGSTLQHLK, encoded by the coding sequence ATGAAGCAGATCGTGTTGGCCAGCACTTCCACCCTGTTTGGTGAAGAATACCTGGCTTATCTCAGACCGGTATTAGAAAAGTTGTTCGCGGGTGTAAAAGAAATTGTATTCATCCCTTACGCACGTCCGGGAGGAATTAGTCATGATGACTATACCAGCAAGGCGGCAGGTGCTTTTAAAGAACTGGGCATCGCTGTACGTGGATTACACACCTTCGACAACCCCGCAGCAGCGCTGGACCAGGCACAGGGCATATTCACCGGTGGCGGCAATACCTTCGTACTGGTAAAAGCCCTGCACGACAATGGCCTCATGCAACATTTAAAACAAGTAGCAGAAAAAGGTACCCCATACCTGGGTTGCAGCGCCGGCACCAATATCGGTGGACAAACCATGCAAACTACCAACGACATGCCTATCGTATATCCGTCCAGTTTCCAGACAACAGGGCTGGTGCCTTTCAACATCAACCCACACTACCTCGATCCGATCGAAGGAAGTCATCATATGGGAGAAACCCGCGAAACACGTATCAGGGAATTCCATTCTCAGAATACTACACCGGTAGTAGGATTGAGAGAAGGCAGCTGGCTGCAGGTAAACGGAGAAGAAATTACATTGGGCGGAAAGCTGACAGCCCGCATCTTTGAGCAGGGGAAAGCAGCTTACGAAGTAGAAAGCGGCAGCACCTTACAACATCTTAAATAA
- a CDS encoding SusC/RagA family TonB-linked outer membrane protein has protein sequence MRNHLSTRLSKQNRRWVQSLLVTCCTLNVVLCAVPKGAMAKECMFPVLLRDTVPPVKGDSTVGKDTSLIAPDDVVRIFSRRHFPAAFKNNDTVDVKHVALYPYTSIQQMLKGNVKGLYVQEPSGEPGTEQFMYNRGLSMPLLSKTDVYQVQPAVYINGIPMIQDNSIVFDVQANDKNRLGPAINMLSALNMDNVAAIEVYKDAAAISLFGPRGANGVINIITKNATFGKRKISINSYVGVNLYDPIFTTNGQYETRARRPYYLKYANAADSLAFPAYLRDSSNNQYYGNANWTDAYFRNTTSHSVNASISGGSERANFRFFGDKTTANGIADNTRVDKYNATFLVNMSPKPWLMGSAFINANRIDRQRNSSLTDRFLETNYVPDITSPMSPTKEAYSAYQKQLEKGFDRNFVNYLQGAFSLMFTAKDIRYTSRVLFDYNESSRDVFYPSTLMDGANYASNYYGNNQRLGFQNTIDYSWKPSPMHTLAFEAGQMLQADLYKYNYQRTYNGISDRIKVNLVEPNPDKANYLSPLYFANQLSFRYLDVEKQRLLSFHGNVKYNYSNFLQVSLTLRSDGSSLISPAHRWLFTPAAGIEYNVKKHLLPAVSGLDDFTLHASLGRIGRLPGDERYAAGPQYKADMGWGNNNIASYAGVAGISRPYNYGWVGENLNWAYTDITTIGADLAILNNRVRVSADYYSKTDRNMITMLPAVAESGYAGIYQSGMAVNNSGVEGSLAVDIIKTKKFSWTPAISASYNKNELKALPGGVKSLTIGDRHFEIGKAVDMFWLYQNEGIYNTTAEVPVNAKNGAPLTFKGTAFQAGDAKWKDNNGDFTIDDKDKVLTGHSMPVYIGNFSNTLKYGNLDLSFTFYFASGQSVLNEKMSTRLDFANHDGQSDIASVKDIAYWQKSTNMKSYPLYNPWSATIPFRADQDLFLEKATYIKLRTVSVGYDLGNTKFLKNLIPTLTRCYFYATANNILTFTGYTGGDPELVFYNGYDNGYAIPMPKTYTVGLKLDL, from the coding sequence ATGAGAAATCATTTATCCACGCGGTTGTCTAAGCAAAATCGGCGCTGGGTGCAGTCGCTGCTGGTGACCTGCTGTACGCTCAATGTTGTATTGTGCGCAGTCCCTAAAGGCGCTATGGCTAAGGAATGCATGTTTCCTGTGCTACTGCGTGATACGGTGCCTCCCGTTAAAGGGGATAGTACAGTTGGTAAGGATACCTCCCTTATTGCCCCAGACGATGTGGTGCGCATTTTTAGCCGCCGGCATTTCCCCGCAGCCTTTAAGAATAACGATACGGTAGACGTTAAGCATGTAGCGTTGTATCCCTATACCAGCATACAGCAAATGCTGAAGGGTAACGTAAAGGGGCTATACGTACAGGAGCCTTCCGGAGAGCCGGGCACGGAGCAATTTATGTATAACCGCGGCCTTTCCATGCCATTGTTGTCCAAAACAGATGTATACCAGGTACAGCCGGCCGTCTATATCAATGGTATCCCTATGATACAGGATAATAGTATTGTGTTTGATGTACAGGCCAATGATAAGAACAGACTGGGTCCGGCGATCAATATGTTATCGGCGCTGAATATGGATAACGTAGCCGCAATAGAGGTATATAAAGATGCCGCTGCTATCAGTCTTTTCGGTCCTCGCGGCGCAAATGGTGTCATTAATATCATCACTAAAAATGCCACCTTCGGCAAGCGTAAGATCAGTATCAACAGCTATGTAGGTGTAAATCTTTATGATCCTATCTTTACGACCAATGGCCAGTATGAAACACGCGCACGCAGGCCTTATTATCTGAAGTACGCCAACGCGGCGGACTCGCTGGCATTTCCGGCCTATCTCCGCGATAGCTCCAATAATCAGTATTACGGTAATGCCAACTGGACAGATGCCTATTTCAGGAATACCACTTCTCATAGCGTGAATGCTAGTATCAGTGGCGGTTCCGAAAGGGCCAACTTCCGTTTCTTTGGCGATAAAACTACTGCGAATGGTATCGCGGATAATACCCGCGTTGATAAATATAATGCCACCTTCCTGGTGAATATGTCGCCAAAACCATGGCTGATGGGAAGTGCATTTATCAATGCCAATCGTATCGACAGACAACGCAATTCCTCGCTGACAGACCGTTTCCTGGAAACGAACTATGTGCCGGATATCACCAGCCCGATGTCGCCAACCAAAGAGGCTTACAGCGCTTATCAGAAGCAGCTGGAGAAAGGTTTTGACCGCAATTTTGTCAACTATCTGCAGGGTGCTTTTTCGCTGATGTTCACGGCAAAGGATATACGTTATACCAGCCGTGTGCTCTTCGACTACAATGAAAGCAGCAGAGATGTGTTTTATCCTTCTACGCTGATGGATGGCGCAAACTATGCTTCCAACTACTATGGCAATAACCAGCGGCTCGGCTTCCAGAATACCATCGATTACTCCTGGAAACCTTCTCCGATGCATACTTTGGCCTTTGAAGCAGGACAAATGCTGCAGGCAGATCTCTATAAATATAACTACCAGCGTACCTACAACGGTATCAGCGACCGTATTAAGGTAAACCTGGTGGAACCTAATCCCGATAAAGCCAATTATTTATCGCCTTTGTATTTCGCCAACCAGCTGAGCTTCCGCTACCTGGACGTAGAAAAACAAAGATTGCTTTCTTTCCATGGAAATGTAAAATATAACTACAGCAACTTTTTGCAGGTATCGCTGACGTTGCGTAGTGATGGCTCTTCGCTGATATCTCCGGCACACAGATGGCTGTTTACACCAGCGGCGGGTATTGAGTATAATGTAAAAAAGCATTTGCTGCCTGCTGTATCCGGGCTGGATGATTTCACGCTGCATGCGAGTCTGGGCCGTATAGGGCGCCTTCCCGGTGATGAACGCTATGCCGCCGGTCCGCAATATAAAGCGGATATGGGCTGGGGAAATAATAATATCGCTTCCTATGCGGGCGTAGCAGGTATTTCAAGGCCTTACAATTATGGATGGGTAGGAGAGAACCTCAACTGGGCCTATACCGATATCACTACTATTGGTGCTGATCTGGCTATACTGAACAACCGTGTACGCGTGAGTGCAGACTACTACTCCAAAACAGACCGTAACATGATCACGATGCTGCCTGCAGTGGCAGAAAGTGGTTATGCCGGTATCTATCAGAGTGGAATGGCAGTGAATAACAGTGGAGTAGAAGGTAGTCTGGCTGTTGATATTATCAAAACAAAGAAATTCTCCTGGACACCCGCAATCAGTGCATCCTACAATAAAAACGAACTGAAAGCACTGCCCGGTGGCGTTAAGTCTTTAACCATCGGCGACCGTCATTTTGAAATAGGCAAAGCCGTAGATATGTTCTGGTTATACCAGAACGAAGGTATTTATAATACTACTGCTGAAGTACCTGTTAATGCTAAAAATGGTGCCCCGCTTACGTTTAAAGGAACTGCTTTTCAGGCAGGAGACGCTAAATGGAAAGATAATAATGGCGACTTTACCATCGATGATAAAGATAAAGTATTGACAGGTCACAGTATGCCGGTGTATATCGGCAATTTCAGCAATACCCTGAAATATGGTAACCTGGATCTTTCCTTTACTTTTTATTTCGCAAGCGGACAATCGGTATTAAACGAGAAAATGTCTACCAGACTGGATTTTGCCAATCACGACGGACAGTCGGATATCGCTTCAGTAAAGGATATCGCCTACTGGCAAAAATCTACCAACATGAAATCTTACCCGCTATATAATCCATGGAGTGCAACGATTCCTTTCCGTGCTGATCAGGACCTGTTTCTCGAGAAGGCAACCTATATAAAGCTGAGAACCGTTAGCGTGGGTTATGATTTGGGCAATACCAAATTCCTGAAGAATTTAATCCCAACGCTTACCCGCTGCTACTTCTATGCTACGGCCAATAATATCCTGACTTTCACCGGATATACCGGCGGAGATCCGGAGCTGGTATTCTATAACGGCTATGATAACGGGTATGCGATTCCGATGCCTAAGACGTATACCGTTGGACTGAAACTGGATTTATAA
- a CDS encoding RagB/SusD family nutrient uptake outer membrane protein, whose product MKKIFYSVRFAVLVLICITTAFSCSKMLDVKSSRLVSERDYWKSVEDARSALVGVYGLTRAALTDNAAFWMYGEFRMGDFSAVSRTDLKAIVNNDLNVSLPMLQGLKSWRRFYAAINAANLFIERSGEIAKKDPYYSQTNNNVDVAQARALRAFLYFYMVRIWGDVPLVVSSFDGNFPQLPRTPEKEVLAFAEKELIAAAKGLPFVYGIADPVMPGAYFNLGYDFWKGSLINKVSAYAVLAHIAAWQQHYADVMSYTQFIFDNYQSANITFTNSTEELCKSDSGFFYRMGPSQMLNFSFDYNNGEGITAGHLEDYTLAKPITSKLMPDLFVPKDTIIKMFTWDKDERFSLDITTGYPATENYFVNYNTNTPVFSKIKVIQDGKADKGTFRMFNGTMMFTRMEELALLRAEAAVVTNNTAEATSWLRQVMVSRGIPSPLFTNVDLLDEIFRERRRELLGEGWRWYDQVRYARLRPGKSVITPLLQNGGIYWPVADDVLAANPKLTQNSYWNK is encoded by the coding sequence ATGAAGAAAATATTTTATTCAGTAAGATTTGCAGTACTCGTGTTGATATGCATCACCACGGCGTTTTCCTGCAGTAAGATGCTGGATGTAAAATCTTCCAGGCTGGTATCAGAAAGAGATTACTGGAAGAGCGTGGAGGATGCGCGTAGTGCGTTGGTAGGCGTGTATGGGCTTACCAGAGCGGCCCTGACGGATAACGCTGCTTTCTGGATGTATGGCGAGTTCAGGATGGGTGACTTTTCCGCCGTTTCACGAACCGATCTGAAAGCAATCGTGAACAATGACCTGAATGTTTCGCTGCCTATGTTGCAGGGATTGAAAAGCTGGCGCAGGTTTTATGCCGCCATTAATGCCGCTAACCTGTTTATAGAGCGTTCAGGTGAAATAGCAAAGAAAGATCCTTACTATTCCCAGACAAATAATAATGTCGATGTGGCGCAGGCACGTGCCCTTCGTGCGTTCCTCTATTTTTATATGGTAAGGATATGGGGAGATGTACCATTGGTTGTTTCCTCTTTCGATGGCAACTTTCCGCAATTACCGCGTACTCCTGAAAAAGAAGTGCTGGCATTTGCTGAAAAGGAGCTGATAGCTGCAGCAAAAGGATTGCCTTTTGTTTATGGTATCGCCGATCCGGTGATGCCTGGCGCCTATTTCAACCTGGGTTATGACTTCTGGAAAGGCAGTCTTATCAATAAGGTGAGTGCTTATGCTGTGCTGGCGCATATTGCAGCATGGCAGCAGCATTACGCGGATGTGATGTCGTATACACAATTCATCTTCGATAACTATCAGTCTGCGAATATCACCTTTACCAATAGTACAGAAGAATTATGCAAAAGTGATAGTGGTTTCTTTTACCGCATGGGCCCCAGCCAGATGCTGAATTTCTCTTTTGACTATAATAACGGCGAAGGTATTACGGCGGGTCACCTTGAAGACTATACGCTGGCGAAACCTATTACCAGCAAGCTGATGCCGGATCTGTTTGTACCGAAGGATACCATCATCAAAATGTTTACCTGGGATAAAGATGAACGTTTCAGTCTGGATATTACCACCGGTTACCCGGCTACAGAGAATTACTTCGTGAATTACAATACGAACACACCTGTCTTCAGCAAGATAAAGGTAATACAGGATGGTAAGGCAGATAAGGGAACCTTCAGAATGTTTAATGGTACGATGATGTTTACCCGCATGGAGGAACTGGCGCTGCTGCGTGCGGAGGCGGCAGTGGTGACCAACAACACTGCGGAGGCTACCTCCTGGCTGCGTCAGGTAATGGTAAGCCGTGGCATTCCTTCGCCTTTATTTACCAATGTGGACCTGTTGGATGAAATCTTCCGTGAACGCCGCCGCGAGCTGCTGGGCGAGGGCTGGCGCTGGTACGACCAGGTGCGTTATGCAAGACTGCGACCAGGAAAAAGTGTTATCACGCCTTTGCTTCAGAATGGCGGAATTTATTGGCCGGTCGCGGATGATGTGCTGGCAGCCAATCCTAAGCTTACTCAAAACTCTTACTGGAATAAATAA
- a CDS encoding fasciclin domain-containing protein, whose protein sequence is MQYSKNIISCLSALLLAVLLIAGCQKDGGYISYSKSSRQIDANVYDYLQSQQGVYDSMMLVIDRVGLKRILSNTKVTIFAVTNQSFSTAVRNLNILRAKQGKGPLWLSTLDAPNLDTLLCRYMVQGVYPSDSLTGYPDGLTLNSLKYNGGANLQLYTETASGMAGGGPKYVIYSDTKGSFYINKWVRANTISMDTYLRNGVLYVIANDHEFGFDEFINRFNK, encoded by the coding sequence ATGCAGTACAGTAAAAATATTATTTCCTGCTTATCCGCGCTACTGCTGGCGGTACTGCTCATCGCAGGCTGCCAGAAAGATGGCGGGTATATCTCTTATTCTAAATCCTCCCGACAGATAGACGCTAACGTATACGACTATCTGCAAAGTCAGCAGGGGGTATATGATTCTATGATGCTGGTGATCGACAGGGTGGGACTGAAACGTATCCTCAGTAATACCAAGGTGACCATTTTTGCTGTCACCAACCAGAGTTTCAGCACGGCGGTGCGCAACCTCAATATTCTAAGAGCCAAGCAGGGAAAAGGGCCACTGTGGCTTTCTACCCTGGATGCGCCTAACCTGGATACGTTGCTTTGCCGCTATATGGTTCAGGGAGTATATCCCTCTGATAGTCTGACAGGCTACCCTGACGGGCTTACACTCAATTCCCTCAAATATAATGGTGGCGCCAATTTGCAGCTATATACCGAAACAGCATCAGGTATGGCGGGCGGTGGTCCAAAGTATGTGATCTATAGCGACACGAAAGGCTCCTTCTATATCAATAAATGGGTACGTGCAAACACGATCTCCATGGATACTTATTTACGTAATGGTGTCTTGTATGTAATTGCCAACGACCATGAGTTTGGATTTGATGAATTCATTAACCGGTTCAATAAGTAA
- a CDS encoding DUF5007 domain-containing protein, with amino-acid sequence MRKIFLVMMAAGMLGACVKLPADADFLSSGAGYTQTNFQPVIGRTTVMPEQGNIIFNSDNSTLPLTFKMLNVREVVTGDTTDLFNKTFDVQVWKHQYTGLETTREEIEAKRTIEQHHLFEVREHSGQLVFWAPINLSYLNAIRVQPDPGYKFDVEVSNGGGSKVIRNLELQPLRAQPYWPTNIDPVTGNAYGALYPQLVSNMKTTRENTYLFNSDVQMVFFKDPKSTEHTLSFEFRDSSYNLIDPKKFNITRWDLVCHHFGDPVFTPENVTYQVAYPIPLAPIDTRYVTSGGQHATAKFGFNRISGGGFIEESYLGCDFNIYEPGAWKIIFWFYRGNPDFGSK; translated from the coding sequence ATGAGAAAAATATTTTTGGTGATGATGGCCGCAGGAATGTTGGGTGCATGTGTGAAACTGCCGGCAGATGCTGATTTCCTGAGTAGCGGAGCCGGATATACGCAAACCAATTTCCAGCCGGTAATCGGTAGAACTACCGTGATGCCGGAACAGGGCAATATTATCTTTAACTCAGATAACTCCACACTGCCGCTTACCTTCAAAATGCTCAATGTAAGAGAAGTGGTTACCGGCGATACTACCGACCTGTTCAACAAAACTTTTGATGTGCAGGTATGGAAACACCAGTATACCGGCCTGGAAACCACCAGGGAAGAGATAGAAGCCAAACGTACAATAGAACAGCACCACCTCTTTGAAGTAAGGGAGCATAGCGGGCAGCTGGTGTTCTGGGCGCCTATAAACCTTAGCTACCTGAATGCGATACGTGTACAGCCTGATCCGGGATATAAATTTGATGTGGAAGTCTCTAATGGCGGTGGAAGTAAAGTGATACGAAACCTGGAACTGCAGCCGCTTCGCGCACAACCTTACTGGCCTACCAATATTGATCCTGTAACGGGAAATGCATATGGTGCCCTTTATCCGCAGCTGGTATCCAATATGAAAACGACCAGGGAGAATACCTATCTGTTCAATTCTGATGTACAGATGGTGTTCTTTAAAGATCCCAAGAGCACGGAACATACGCTCTCCTTCGAGTTTCGCGATTCTTCCTATAACCTCATCGATCCGAAAAAATTCAATATCACCCGATGGGATTTAGTTTGTCACCACTTCGGAGACCCGGTGTTTACACCTGAAAACGTAACCTATCAGGTGGCATATCCTATTCCGCTGGCACCTATAGATACCCGGTATGTTACCAGCGGCGGACAACATGCTACCGCAAAGTTTGGGTTCAACAGGATTTCCGGCGGCGGCTTCATAGAAGAATCCTACCTGGGCTGTGATTTTAATATCTATGAGCCCGGTGCCTGGAAGATTATTTTCTGGTTCTACAGGGGAAACCCCGACTTCGGAAGCAAATAG